One Fulvia fulva chromosome 8, complete sequence DNA window includes the following coding sequences:
- a CDS encoding Zinc-type alcohol dehydrogenase-like protein: MGNKAWHVTGKDGFESLKQQDDPVPQLGDKDVLVRFHGSSLNYRDLIITKGQCPFPQRDNVVPASDGAGTVEDVGKNVTRFKKGYKVITLFNQGHIAGTIDDTALAGGVGGQGLVHMPQNLNYLEASTLTCAGLTAWNALYGLKKLMPGDWVLTQGTGGVSIFAVQFAKAAGAKVIATTSSKEKGNKLKELGADHVLNYKEDTNWGATAKKLTGGRGVQHVVEVGGPNTMKQSLAAVAFDGVISIIGFLGGGKGESQPTFLEVLTNICTVRGILVGSRHQFEEMNRAIEANNIKPVIDQKVWKLDQVKDAYQYMWDQKHFAKVCIEID; this comes from the exons ATGGGAAACAAGGCATGGCACGTTACCGGCAAGGACGGCTTCGAATCTCTCAAGCAGCAAGATGACCCAGTCCCTCAGCTTGGTGACAAGGATGTTCTCGTTCGAT TCCACGGCTCCTCACTCAACTACCGCGACTTGATAATCACCAAGGGCCAATGCCCATTTCCACAACGCGACAACGTGGTTCCAGCCTCAGATGGTGCAGGGACTGTCGAAGACGTCGGCAAGAACGTAACAAGATTCAAGAAGGGCTACAAGGTAATCACACTCTTCAACCAAGGCCACATTGCCGGAACGATCGATGATACTGCTCTGGCAGGAGGTGTTGGTGGT CAGGGACTGGTCCACATGCCACAGAACCTGAACTACCTCGAGGCATCGACGTTGACCTGCGCAGGCTTGACTGCTTGGAACGCACTCTATGGCCTGAAGAAGCTTATGCCGGGTGACTGGGTTCTGACACAAGGTACTGGTGGCGTATCAATCTTTGCCGTGCAATTTGCAAAGGCTGCCGGCGCTAAGGTCATTGCCACGACATCCAGCAAAGAGAAGGGTAACAAGCTCAAAGAGCTCGGCGCAGACCACGTCTTGAACTACAAGGAGGACACCAACTGGGGCGCAACAGCCAAGAAACTCACAGGCGGCCGCGGCGTACAGCACGTCGTGGAGGTTGGTGGTCCAAACACCATGAAGCAAAGTCTGGCAGCTGTTGCTTTCGATGGTGTTATCAGCATCATTGGCTTCCTTGGCGGTGGTAAGGGCGAGAGCCAGCCTACGTTCTTGGAGGTCCTTACAAACATCTGCACCGTTCGTGGCATCTTGGTTGGCTCGAGGCACCAATTCGAGGAGATGAATCGAGCGATTGAGGCCAACAACATCAAGCCTGTCATTGATCAGAAGGTGTGGAAGCTTGATCAGGTGAAGGATGCTTACCAGTATATGTGGGACCAGAAGCACTTTGCTAAGGTCTGCATCGAGATCGACTAG
- a CDS encoding Quorum-quenching protein AidA produces MGVFSVLSIGALAALAAAARERVTFQSFGTEIVGYHDTPTTQSGPVLAVIIAHAERFAEAGYHALTFDYRYWGQSAGMPRNLIDVKRQQEDYEAAFAAAKTFPGVDGDRLVVWGTSLSGGHALELGARHPELAGVIVQAPHVNGTATVSQLPPLSLPGLTAAGIDDARRATLGQPPLYITLTNRTGKFGALTQPGAYEGYQFLPFFVPYATAGASKIPTLFNVGLTDNVTPPEPAIALAKRMTNATLYTYLDTGHFDVYPGAKTYEANIGNQLAFLRKNVPI; encoded by the exons ATGGGCGTCTTCAGTGTTCTCTCCATCGGGGCGCTCGCGGCGTTGGCCGCAGCTGCTCGCGAACGAGTAACATTTCAGTCTTTCGGCACAGAGATCGTCGGATACCACGACACCCCTACAACCCAAAGCGGGCCAGTCCTAGCAGTCATCATTGCCCACG CCGAGCGCTTCGCCGAAGCAGGCTACCACGCCCTTACCTTCGATTACCGCTACTGGGGACAGAGCGCTGGCATGCCACGCAACCTTATCGACGTCAAGCGCCAGCAAGAAGACTACGAAGCTGCTTTCGCTGCAGCCAAGACCTTTCCCGGCGTGGATGGTGACCGTCTCGTTGTCTGGGGAACTTCTCTTTCTGGTGGTCACGCCCTCGAACTTGGTGCAAGGCATCCGGAGCTAGCGGGTGTCATCGTCCAGGCTCCTCACGTCAATGGTACCGCAACCGTCTCCCAGCTACCACCGCTGTCTCTACCAGGCCTCACAGCAGCAGGCATCGATGATGCGAGACGAGCTACTCTGGGTCAGCCACCACTTTACATCACGCTCACCAATCGGACTGGCAAGTTCGGCGCTCTGACACAGCCTGGAGCGTACGAAGGCTACCAGTTC TTGCCCTTCTTTGTCCCGTATGCGACTGCTGGTGCTAGCAAGATACCAACACTCTTCAATGTTGGACTCACAGACAATGTAACACCGCCGGAGCCAGCAATTGCGTTGGCTAAGAGGATGACCAATGCTACGCTGTACACGTATCTAGACACTGGCCACTTCGATGTGTATCCCGGGGCGAAGACTTATGAGGCTAACATTGGGAATCAGCTGGCCTTTTTGAGGAAGAATGTGCCGATCTGA